From the genome of Geobacter sp. SVR, one region includes:
- a CDS encoding ferritin-like domain-containing protein — protein sequence MGSKGREIIGMNVDELLDLLRRAYCDEWLAYYQYWLGAKLVKGPMKDAVGAELLQHATEELLHADMVAMRIIQLGGTPVTTPADWYQLSNCGYDAPDDPFVKTLLVQNIKGEQCAIGVYKRLMDLTRDKDPVTYNMVLQILEQEVEHEEDLQSLLEDYELMMRAFKE from the coding sequence ATGGGATCCAAAGGACGCGAAATAATCGGCATGAACGTGGATGAACTGCTGGACCTGCTCCGGCGGGCATATTGCGACGAGTGGCTGGCGTATTACCAGTACTGGCTGGGTGCAAAGCTGGTCAAGGGCCCCATGAAAGATGCCGTAGGGGCCGAGCTGCTGCAGCACGCCACCGAGGAGCTGCTGCATGCCGACATGGTGGCCATGCGAATCATCCAACTGGGGGGCACACCGGTGACCACGCCGGCCGATTGGTATCAGCTCTCCAACTGCGGGTATGACGCGCCGGACGATCCCTTTGTAAAAACCCTGCTGGTACAGAATATCAAGGGCGAACAGTGTGCCATCGGGGTCTATAAGCGGCTGATGGATCTGACGCGGGACAAGGATCCGGTCACCTACAACATGGTGCTGCAGATTCTGGAGCAGGAGGTTGAGCACGAGGAAGACCTTCAGTCTCTTCTGGAGGATTATGAGCTGATGATGCGGGCCTTCAAGGAATAG
- a CDS encoding co-chaperone YbbN, producing the protein MSGHVITCTSCGTANRVPDAREGISGRCGSCGSALPVLYIHPVPLSDTTFDAFVRNCQGFILAEFWAPWUPHCVSFAPVVRQVAESLAGAGAVVTVNTEENRALAARFGVKGIPALFLLKNGHIIAQISGTRSTESILSWIHQHQRQSGTP; encoded by the coding sequence ATGTCCGGTCATGTGATAACGTGCACATCCTGTGGAACGGCAAACCGGGTCCCGGACGCCCGTGAAGGGATATCGGGGCGATGCGGCAGCTGCGGGTCAGCCTTGCCCGTACTGTATATTCATCCGGTTCCGCTCAGTGATACAACCTTCGATGCCTTTGTCCGAAACTGCCAGGGCTTCATCCTGGCGGAATTCTGGGCTCCCTGGTGACCCCACTGCGTCTCGTTCGCACCGGTGGTGCGACAGGTGGCCGAAAGTCTGGCCGGCGCGGGTGCGGTGGTAACGGTGAATACCGAGGAAAACCGGGCGCTGGCAGCCAGGTTTGGTGTGAAGGGCATTCCCGCCCTTTTCCTGTTGAAAAACGGGCACATCATCGCCCAGATATCCGGGACGAGGAGTACGGAATCAATCCTGTCGTGGATACATCAGCACCAGCGGCAGTCCGGGACGCCATAG
- a CDS encoding fumarate hydratase encodes MATPEFTYQDPFPLGKDETSYRKIEGSEKYVTVEKFADKDVVRVCPEALSILANEAMRDVSFLLRPSHNEQVAKILSDPEASMNDKGVAMAFLRNAEIAANLELPVCQDTGTATVVAKKGQQIWTGVKDEEWLSKGVYKTYTEENLRYSQTVALDMYEEKNTGTNLPAQIDIMATDGDYYKFLFMAKGGGSANKTMLFQETKALLTPEKLEKFLVEKMKYLGTAACPPYHIAFVIGGTSADACMKTVKLATARELDGLPTKGNAHGQAFRDIELENRLLAAAQKLGIGAQFGGKYFAHDVRVIRLPRHGASCPVGMAVSCSADRNIKAKITRDGLFVEELDRNPGRLIPEQYRGKHEHGVKVNLNRPIQEVLAELTKHPVSTPLLLSGTIVVGRDIAHAKFKEIMDSGKPLPEYLLNHPIYYAGPAKTPKGKPSGSFGPTTAGRMDSYVDELQSKGGSLIMIAKGNRSQQVTDACKKYGGFYLGSIGGPAAVLAEENIKRVECIDFPELGMEAVWMIEVENFPAFILVDDKGNDFFKQLGL; translated from the coding sequence ATGGCAACCCCCGAATTCACCTACCAGGACCCGTTTCCTTTGGGCAAGGACGAAACCAGCTACCGCAAGATCGAGGGCTCAGAGAAATATGTGACCGTCGAGAAATTCGCCGATAAGGATGTTGTGAGGGTCTGTCCGGAAGCGCTCTCCATTCTGGCCAACGAAGCCATGCGGGACGTTTCGTTCCTGTTGCGCCCGTCGCACAATGAGCAGGTTGCCAAGATCCTGAGCGATCCCGAAGCATCCATGAACGACAAGGGTGTTGCCATGGCGTTTCTGCGCAATGCGGAAATTGCCGCAAACCTGGAACTGCCCGTTTGCCAGGATACCGGCACCGCCACTGTTGTCGCCAAGAAGGGGCAGCAGATCTGGACCGGCGTCAAGGATGAGGAATGGCTCTCCAAGGGGGTCTACAAGACCTACACCGAGGAGAACCTGCGCTACTCCCAGACCGTTGCGCTCGACATGTACGAAGAGAAAAACACCGGCACCAATTTGCCGGCCCAGATCGACATCATGGCAACCGATGGCGACTACTACAAGTTCCTGTTCATGGCCAAAGGGGGCGGTTCAGCCAACAAGACCATGCTCTTCCAGGAAACCAAGGCGCTTCTGACCCCCGAAAAATTGGAGAAGTTTCTGGTCGAGAAGATGAAATATCTCGGCACAGCCGCCTGCCCCCCCTACCACATCGCCTTCGTGATCGGCGGCACCTCGGCCGACGCCTGCATGAAGACCGTCAAGCTCGCCACTGCCAGGGAACTGGACGGGCTGCCCACCAAGGGCAACGCGCATGGTCAGGCCTTCCGCGATATCGAGCTGGAAAACCGGCTCCTGGCAGCGGCACAGAAGCTCGGCATCGGCGCCCAGTTCGGCGGCAAGTACTTTGCCCACGACGTGCGGGTGATCCGCCTGCCGCGCCACGGCGCCTCCTGCCCCGTCGGCATGGCGGTTTCCTGCTCGGCCGACCGCAACATCAAGGCCAAGATCACCAGGGACGGCCTGTTCGTGGAAGAACTCGACCGCAATCCCGGCCGGCTGATCCCCGAGCAGTACCGCGGAAAACATGAACATGGCGTCAAGGTTAACCTGAACCGCCCCATCCAAGAGGTCCTGGCCGAGCTGACCAAGCACCCGGTATCCACCCCGCTCCTGCTTTCGGGTACGATCGTGGTCGGCCGCGATATCGCCCACGCCAAATTCAAGGAGATCATGGACAGCGGCAAGCCGCTGCCGGAGTACCTGCTCAACCATCCCATCTATTACGCCGGCCCGGCAAAAACTCCCAAGGGCAAACCCTCCGGCTCCTTCGGCCCCACCACCGCCGGCCGCATGGACAGCTATGTGGACGAGCTGCAGTCCAAAGGGGGCTCGCTGATCATGATCGCCAAGGGCAACCGCAGCCAGCAGGTGACCGATGCCTGCAAGAAATACGGCGGGTTCTACCTCGGCTCTATCGGCGGCCCGGCCGCCGTGCTGGCCGAAGAGAACATCAAGAGGGTGGAATGCATCGATTTCCCCGAATTGGGAATGGAGGCGGTCTGGATGATCGAGGTGGAGAACTTCCCGGCCTTCATCCTGGTCGATGACAAAGGCAATGACTTCTTCAAGCAGTTGGGCCTGTAA
- the cysE gene encoding serine O-acetyltransferase, with translation MFKNLREDINSVFERDPAARNALEIIFCYPGLHALWIYRIAHWFWTREFFFLGRFISHVGRFLTGVEIHPGARIGRKFFIDHGMGVVIGETAEIGDNVTLYHGVTLGGVTWDKIKRHPTLDDNVVIGSGAKILGPFTVGKGAKIGSNSVVVKAVPENATVVGIPGRAVLAQEKKEDQGKADLQHGQLPDPEAKAIACLFDQLRDLEKKYDALAKEHEELKKRLG, from the coding sequence ATGTTTAAAAATCTCCGCGAGGATATAAATTCGGTTTTCGAGCGTGATCCCGCTGCGCGTAATGCGCTGGAGATCATCTTCTGCTATCCCGGTCTACATGCCCTCTGGATCTACCGTATTGCCCACTGGTTCTGGACCAGGGAGTTCTTCTTTCTTGGCCGCTTCATCTCCCATGTCGGACGATTCCTGACCGGTGTCGAGATCCATCCCGGCGCCAGGATCGGCCGCAAGTTCTTCATCGACCACGGCATGGGGGTGGTCATCGGCGAGACGGCAGAAATCGGCGACAATGTGACCCTGTACCATGGCGTGACTCTGGGAGGGGTGACCTGGGACAAGATCAAGCGTCATCCGACCTTGGACGACAACGTCGTCATCGGCTCCGGCGCCAAGATATTGGGACCCTTCACGGTCGGCAAGGGGGCCAAGATCGGCTCGAATTCGGTGGTGGTCAAGGCTGTGCCGGAGAACGCCACCGTGGTCGGTATTCCGGGCCGGGCGGTCCTGGCCCAGGAGAAAAAGGAGGATCAGGGCAAAGCCGATCTGCAGCACGGGCAACTGCCTGATCCGGAAGCCAAGGCCATCGCCTGCCTGTTCGACCAACTGCGCGATTTGGAGAAGAAATACGATGCCTTGGCAAAGGAGCATGAAGAACTGAAGAAACGGCTGGGTTAG
- a CDS encoding peptidoglycan-binding protein, producing the protein MTYPWLQREITCVGKGLKRGDHVPDVRKVQEWLTLHDFGVAIDGDFGPATERAVMAFQQKNDLSGNGVVDQGTFAALTAPLQRVLSPPSAAPTLGAMMLACAGQHLEEHPREVGGQNRGPWVRLYMEGNEGQEWAWCAGFTCFIMRQAADALPAKLPVKPTFSCDELAARARAAGIFVSGMHLTDPVSQLTPGSIFLNRKSVTDWTHAGLVTAVHNDTFESIEGNTNDAGDREGYEVCRRIRGYDNKDFVRIQ; encoded by the coding sequence ATGACATATCCCTGGCTCCAACGTGAAATCACCTGTGTCGGCAAAGGCTTAAAGCGTGGCGATCACGTGCCTGACGTCAGGAAAGTGCAGGAATGGCTGACCCTGCACGACTTTGGCGTCGCCATCGACGGCGACTTCGGACCGGCCACGGAACGGGCGGTAATGGCGTTCCAGCAGAAAAATGATCTTTCCGGGAATGGTGTCGTGGATCAGGGTACGTTTGCTGCTCTGACAGCCCCTTTGCAGCGCGTGTTATCTCCTCCCTCTGCCGCGCCGACCTTGGGTGCGATGATGCTTGCCTGCGCCGGTCAGCATCTGGAAGAACACCCCCGCGAAGTAGGAGGTCAGAATCGGGGGCCATGGGTACGGCTCTACATGGAGGGGAACGAGGGGCAGGAATGGGCTTGGTGCGCCGGATTCACCTGTTTCATCATGCGCCAGGCTGCCGATGCCCTCCCGGCGAAGCTTCCCGTCAAACCTACCTTTTCCTGCGATGAGCTGGCTGCGCGAGCGCGGGCAGCAGGGATCTTCGTCTCAGGGATGCATCTCACCGATCCGGTCAGCCAACTCACCCCCGGCTCCATATTTCTCAATCGGAAAAGCGTTACAGACTGGACCCATGCTGGCCTCGTCACCGCCGTCCACAATGATACCTTCGAGAGCATCGAAGGGAACACCAACGACGCCGGTGATCGGGAAGGTTATGAAGTCTGCCGCCGCATTCGAGGGTATGACAACAAGGATTTCGTCCGTATCCAATAG
- a CDS encoding alpha/beta hydrolase: MFFVTNKAINEPLLSKIEVPRRITFNTENNQAGQSIYFCRRNGANDYTEIGSANLLEELRVSPAEQILVYIHGFNNQPESDIFPRAQELQRLFDAVKQNLVLVLPIIWPCSDHIGIIRDYYYDEDAADASAFAFARLLEKFLNWQKVNCTDGVPSCLKRINMLAHSMGNRVLRGTLQRWREYGETSSPLLLFRNTFLVAADIEDESLQKNGKGTQICELSRNVTVYYANDDLALRTSKVANDGNMINGRRKRRLGHSGAEDTELLPRNVYLVDCDEINNLYDKPKGHAYFLNDDKGQPGLVFQHILHSVQCGRVDIDAATRMKILGCT; encoded by the coding sequence ATGTTCTTTGTCACCAACAAGGCCATCAACGAACCGCTGCTCAGCAAGATTGAAGTACCGCGCCGCATTACCTTCAACACCGAAAACAACCAGGCCGGCCAATCCATCTACTTCTGCCGCCGTAACGGGGCCAACGACTATACCGAGATCGGCAGTGCCAACCTGCTTGAGGAGCTGCGCGTCTCTCCGGCGGAGCAGATCCTTGTCTATATTCACGGCTTCAACAATCAGCCGGAAAGTGACATCTTTCCCCGTGCCCAGGAACTGCAACGGCTTTTCGATGCCGTGAAGCAGAACCTGGTGCTCGTGCTTCCCATCATCTGGCCTTGCAGCGACCATATTGGCATCATTCGCGACTATTACTACGACGAGGATGCCGCCGATGCCAGCGCCTTTGCCTTTGCCCGGCTACTGGAGAAGTTTCTGAACTGGCAGAAAGTCAACTGCACCGATGGCGTGCCGTCATGTCTCAAAAGGATCAATATGCTGGCCCATTCCATGGGCAATCGTGTGCTGCGCGGCACATTGCAGCGTTGGCGTGAATACGGGGAAACTTCATCACCGCTGCTGCTGTTCCGCAATACATTTCTCGTGGCAGCCGACATCGAGGACGAATCGCTCCAGAAGAACGGCAAAGGTACCCAAATCTGCGAATTGTCCCGGAATGTCACGGTTTATTATGCCAATGACGACCTTGCCTTGCGTACAAGCAAAGTGGCCAATGACGGCAATATGATCAACGGCCGGAGAAAGCGCCGTCTCGGCCATTCAGGTGCGGAAGATACCGAGCTTCTTCCGCGGAATGTCTACCTGGTGGATTGCGACGAAATCAATAACCTCTATGACAAACCCAAAGGACACGCCTATTTCCTCAATGACGACAAAGGCCAGCCAGGGCTGGTGTTCCAGCATATTTTGCACTCGGTGCAGTGCGGGCGGGTAGATATTGATGCGGCCACGCGGATGAAGATTCTCGGGTGTACGTGA
- the lpxC gene encoding UDP-3-O-acyl-N-acetylglucosamine deacetylase — protein MIKRQTTINRIFKVSGIGLHTGREVTLEFLPRREPGIAFVHNGTIIPARYDMVADTRLSTQIASNGASVATIEHLMAAFYFSGITNCLVYIDGPEVPILDGSAWEFYQGMWKAGVYEFPENGVYLKVQRPVEVSHNDAWVRIKPLNTLDITMSIEFRQPVGKQRKRVTDVENAFSIVNSRTFTLLEEIEAIKKAGLAKGGSLDNAVVIGEDDVINPQGLRYRKELVNHKILDLIGDFYTSGYRILGKVEANKTGHYLNNKLLRELFSDPTNYAIY, from the coding sequence ATGATAAAGCGACAAACCACCATCAATCGCATCTTTAAGGTCTCAGGCATCGGGTTGCATACCGGCCGCGAAGTAACCCTGGAGTTCCTGCCCCGCCGCGAACCCGGCATCGCCTTTGTTCACAACGGTACCATCATCCCGGCCCGCTACGACATGGTGGCCGACACCCGGCTCTCCACCCAGATCGCCAGCAATGGCGCCTCGGTAGCCACTATCGAGCATCTGATGGCGGCCTTCTATTTCTCCGGCATCACCAACTGCCTGGTTTATATCGATGGGCCGGAAGTTCCGATTCTGGACGGTTCGGCCTGGGAGTTCTACCAGGGTATGTGGAAGGCCGGCGTTTACGAATTTCCCGAGAACGGTGTCTATCTCAAGGTGCAGCGCCCCGTGGAGGTCAGTCATAACGATGCCTGGGTGCGCATCAAGCCGCTCAACACCCTCGATATCACCATGTCGATCGAATTCCGCCAGCCGGTGGGCAAGCAGCGAAAGCGGGTCACCGATGTAGAGAATGCCTTCTCGATCGTCAACTCCCGTACCTTTACCTTGCTGGAAGAAATCGAGGCCATCAAGAAGGCGGGGTTGGCCAAGGGGGGATCGCTGGACAATGCGGTGGTGATCGGCGAAGACGATGTGATCAACCCGCAGGGGCTGCGTTACCGCAAGGAACTGGTCAACCACAAGATCCTCGATCTGATCGGCGACTTCTACACCAGCGGCTACCGCATCCTCGGCAAGGTCGAAGCCAACAAGACCGGCCATTATCTCAACAACAAGCTCCTGAGGGAGCTGTTCTCCGACCCCACCAATTACGCCATCTATTGA
- the ychF gene encoding redox-regulated ATPase YchF — protein MGFNCGIVGLPNVGKSTIFNALTSAGAESANYPFCTIDPNVGIVQVPDPRMDQLSAIVNPQKIQPTTIEFVDIAGLVKGASSGEGLGNQFLGHIRSTDAIVHVVRCFDDENVVHVSGRVSPADDIEVINTELALADLDTVEKKIQRAEKMARSGDKKAKEEVEFYLRVKARLEQVQKLKGIVENEDERLWMRELHLLSDKPVLYVANVAEDDLDGNHPNVAMVREIATQEGARVVTICGQLEAEISELGGEEKQAFLQDMGLAESGLDRLIRSGYELLGLITYFTAGVKEVRAWTIVNGTKAPQAAGVIHSDFEKGFIRAEVIAFNDFIACNGETGAKEKGLMRLEGKEYVVKDGDVMHFRFNV, from the coding sequence ATGGGTTTCAACTGCGGCATTGTCGGACTCCCCAATGTGGGCAAGTCCACCATCTTCAACGCTCTCACCTCGGCCGGCGCCGAATCGGCCAACTACCCCTTCTGCACCATCGATCCCAACGTGGGCATCGTGCAGGTGCCGGATCCCCGCATGGACCAGCTCTCGGCCATTGTCAATCCCCAGAAGATCCAGCCCACCACCATCGAGTTCGTGGATATCGCCGGCCTGGTCAAAGGTGCCAGCTCGGGCGAAGGACTCGGCAACCAGTTCCTCGGCCACATCCGCAGCACCGACGCCATCGTGCACGTGGTGCGCTGCTTCGACGACGAGAACGTGGTGCACGTCAGCGGACGGGTCTCCCCGGCCGATGACATCGAGGTGATCAATACCGAGCTGGCTCTGGCCGACCTGGATACAGTTGAAAAGAAGATCCAGCGCGCCGAGAAGATGGCCCGCAGCGGGGACAAGAAGGCCAAGGAAGAGGTCGAGTTCTACCTGCGGGTCAAGGCTCGGCTGGAGCAGGTCCAGAAGCTGAAGGGAATCGTGGAGAACGAGGACGAGCGGCTGTGGATGCGGGAACTGCACCTGCTGTCAGACAAACCGGTTCTGTACGTGGCCAACGTGGCCGAGGACGATCTGGACGGCAACCATCCCAATGTGGCCATGGTGCGTGAGATCGCCACCCAGGAAGGGGCCCGGGTCGTCACGATCTGCGGACAGCTGGAGGCGGAGATCTCGGAACTGGGGGGGGAAGAGAAACAGGCCTTCCTGCAGGACATGGGCTTGGCCGAATCGGGCCTGGACCGCCTGATCCGCAGCGGATACGAGCTGTTGGGGCTGATCACCTATTTCACCGCCGGGGTCAAGGAGGTACGCGCCTGGACGATCGTCAACGGCACCAAGGCTCCCCAGGCGGCCGGCGTAATCCACTCCGACTTCGAAAAGGGCTTCATCCGCGCCGAAGTGATCGCTTTCAACGATTTCATTGCCTGCAACGGCGAAACCGGGGCCAAGGAAAAGGGGCTGATGCGCCTGGAAGGTAAGGAGTATGTGGTCAAAGACGGCGACGTAATGCACTTCCGCTTCAACGTCTAG
- the pth gene encoding aminoacyl-tRNA hydrolase, translating to MSTFVIAGLGNPGPQYQWTRHNAGFLFLDRLSNLEQFPITRKAFSGLTGEWSYRGNRQILLKPQTFMNLSGRSVMQALQFYKLPLSQLIVVHDELDLPFGTVRLKQGGGHGGHNGLRSIMEQLGRGDFLRLRIGIGRPPRGDTTGYVLGTIPPDQMEALSRVLDGGLDMLEMLLDEGLPKTMSLFNNRNFLET from the coding sequence ATGAGTACATTTGTCATCGCGGGGCTGGGCAATCCCGGCCCCCAATATCAATGGACCCGCCATAATGCGGGTTTCCTTTTTTTGGACCGCCTGTCGAATCTGGAGCAGTTTCCCATCACCCGCAAGGCCTTTTCGGGGTTAACCGGGGAATGGAGCTACCGCGGAAACCGCCAGATTCTTCTCAAGCCACAGACCTTCATGAACCTTTCGGGACGGTCGGTCATGCAGGCTCTCCAATTCTACAAGTTGCCGCTGTCACAATTGATCGTGGTCCACGACGAACTGGATCTCCCCTTCGGCACGGTACGGCTCAAGCAGGGAGGGGGGCATGGCGGCCACAACGGCCTGCGCTCGATCATGGAGCAGCTAGGACGGGGCGACTTTCTGCGGCTGCGCATCGGCATCGGCAGGCCTCCCCGGGGGGACACGACCGGCTACGTACTCGGCACCATCCCCCCTGACCAGATGGAAGCATTGTCGCGCGTGCTGGACGGAGGGCTCGACATGCTGGAGATGCTGCTGGATGAGGGGCTGCCCAAGACCATGAGCCTGTTCAACAATCGCAATTTCCTGGAAACATAA
- a CDS encoding 50S ribosomal protein L25: MQQKQMNVELRSKTGKSISRQLRGSDMVPAVVYGKGMDPIAVSIKYRDLQGVLTGDGGQNNLITLIGGGSLDQCMAIIADLQRDAVKGTYRHVDLHRINMNEKLRLTVPVVLKGAAVGVKEGGLLDLAHHELHVECLPGNIPDRIEIDITDLKIAHSIHVNEIPLPDGVKVLDNPGTPVVSILGRAKEEAAAEA, from the coding sequence ATGCAACAGAAACAGATGAACGTCGAACTGAGATCGAAGACCGGTAAGAGCATCAGCCGCCAGTTGCGGGGCTCCGACATGGTTCCGGCCGTCGTCTACGGCAAAGGTATGGACCCGATTGCAGTCAGCATAAAATACCGGGATCTGCAGGGTGTCCTGACCGGCGATGGCGGCCAGAACAACCTGATCACGCTGATCGGAGGCGGCAGCCTGGACCAGTGCATGGCCATCATCGCCGACCTGCAGCGCGATGCCGTCAAGGGCACCTACCGGCATGTCGACCTGCACCGCATCAATATGAACGAGAAGCTGCGCCTCACGGTGCCGGTCGTTCTGAAAGGTGCTGCCGTCGGCGTCAAGGAGGGTGGGCTGCTGGATCTGGCGCACCACGAGCTGCATGTGGAATGCCTGCCGGGCAACATCCCCGACCGCATTGAAATCGACATCACCGATCTCAAGATCGCTCACTCCATCCACGTAAATGAAATTCCGCTTCCGGATGGCGTAAAAGTTCTCGACAACCCCGGCACGCCGGTAGTCAGCATACTCGGCAGGGCCAAGGAAGAAGCGGCTGCTGAGGCCTAA
- a CDS encoding ribose-phosphate pyrophosphokinase, giving the protein MQNKIRIFTGNSNSPLAEKICASLGVPLGAARVRTFSDGEIMIEIGENVRGRDVYVIQSTCAPTNNNLMELLVMADALKRASAATITAVIPYYGYARQDRKAAPRTPITAKLVADLITTAGVDRVVTIDLHAGQIQGFFNIPVDNLYAAPVILNYLKERFDGQDVVMVSPDAGGTERARAFAKRLGCTLAVIDKRRTSPNVAEVMHLIGDVRGKIAILLDDMIDTAGTLTHGAKALKDNGAKAIYACATHGVLSGPAIERINNSVIEEIVLTDTIPLGDKAEQTSKIQVLSSADLLAEAIKRIHEDESVSSLFV; this is encoded by the coding sequence ATGCAGAACAAGATACGAATTTTCACCGGCAACTCCAACTCTCCACTGGCAGAGAAGATCTGCGCAAGCCTCGGCGTTCCGCTCGGCGCCGCCCGCGTCCGCACCTTCTCCGACGGCGAGATCATGATCGAAATCGGTGAAAACGTGCGTGGCCGCGATGTCTATGTCATTCAATCCACCTGTGCGCCCACCAACAATAACCTGATGGAACTGCTGGTCATGGCCGACGCTCTGAAGCGCGCCTCGGCAGCCACCATCACCGCCGTCATCCCCTACTACGGCTATGCCCGCCAGGACCGCAAAGCCGCACCCCGCACGCCGATTACCGCCAAGCTGGTGGCCGATCTGATCACCACCGCCGGTGTCGACCGGGTCGTAACCATCGACCTGCATGCCGGTCAGATCCAGGGTTTCTTCAACATTCCGGTCGACAATCTCTATGCCGCTCCGGTCATCCTCAACTACCTGAAGGAACGTTTCGACGGCCAGGATGTGGTAATGGTCAGCCCGGACGCAGGCGGCACCGAGCGCGCCAGGGCCTTCGCCAAACGTTTGGGCTGCACTCTGGCCGTGATCGACAAGCGCCGTACCTCTCCCAACGTGGCCGAAGTCATGCACCTGATCGGCGATGTGCGCGGCAAGATCGCCATCCTGCTGGACGACATGATCGATACTGCCGGCACACTGACTCACGGAGCCAAGGCACTCAAGGACAACGGTGCCAAGGCCATCTACGCCTGTGCCACCCACGGCGTGCTGTCCGGTCCGGCCATCGAGCGCATCAACAATTCCGTTATCGAGGAGATCGTGCTGACCGATACCATCCCGCTGGGAGACAAGGCAGAGCAGACCTCCAAGATACAGGTCCTTTCGTCGGCTGACCTGCTGGCCGAGGCTATCAAACGCATTCACGAAGATGAATCGGTAAGTTCTTTGTTCGTTTAA